CGCCGAGGTACCCGTTTCAGCGGGGGTATGGTAAGGTGAAACGAATCAAAGAACTACCTGATTTTGACCGCCCACGAGAAAAACTCATCAGAAAAGGCTCGGAGGCTCTTTCTGATATTGAACTGATCGCGATTATTATAGGCAAGGGGGTTCCGGGAAAAGACGCGTTTCAGATAGCAAAGGATATCTCTAAGATGCTGGAACGTGATCTTGCCTACCTAAACTATGAAAAACTTCAAGCTATAGAGGGTGTGGGCTCAGCCAAAGCATGTCAACTCCTGGCAAGCTTCGAACTTGCACGGCGATACCTCATAAAAGAAGAAGTAAAGATTACATCGCCGACCGATGTTCTCCCGCTTGTAGCCAATATAACGGATAAGAAACAGGAATATTTTATTTGCATTTCTTTAAACGGAGCGGGTGAGGTCGTTGGCAACAGGATAATAACTGTGGGTTTAGTTGATCACAGTCTTGTTCATCCACGAGAAGTTTTCGCCGACGCGATAACGGATCGGGCAGCATCTGTTATCCTCGTGCATAATCATCCGTCCGGTATTTTGGAGCCCAGCAATCAAGATATTCTCATGACAAAACAACTCGTTGAGGCTGGATCGGTTTTGGGTATTAAGGTTTTGGATCATCTCATTATTTCAAAGAAAGGATATTTGAGTATGAAA
This sequence is a window from Methanomicrobia archaeon. Protein-coding genes within it:
- the radC gene encoding DNA repair protein RadC — protein: MKRIKELPDFDRPREKLIRKGSEALSDIELIAIIIGKGVPGKDAFQIAKDISKMLERDLAYLNYEKLQAIEGVGSAKACQLLASFELARRYLIKEEVKITSPTDVLPLVANITDKKQEYFICISLNGAGEVVGNRIITVGLVDHSLVHPREVFADAITDRAASVILVHNHPSGILEPSNQDILMTKQLVEAGSVLGIKVLDHLIISKKGYLSMKDEGLL